A stretch of Sporomusaceae bacterium FL31 DNA encodes these proteins:
- the leuB gene encoding 3-isopropylmalate dehydrogenase → MSKKIVVIPGDGIGAEITAAAVAVLRKTAQKHALELTFETHQAGGAAIDLYGIPLPDSTIQAARQADAVLLGAVGGPKWDQVAPDIRPEKAILGLRKALGLYANLRPVRVPASLSEYSPLKPEIVSETDVLIVRELTGGIYFGEKCEATVVDGIEKAWDVEVYSVPEVTRIVALACQAAKLRRGKVVSVDKANVLASSRLWRRTANAVAQDYAEVELSHMYVDNCAMQLALAPKNFDVIVTSNLFGDILSDEAAVLGGSIGMMPSASLGEGTGLYEPIHGSAPDIAGKGIANPIGTILSAAMLLRHSLGAEAAAVSIEQAVDQVLAQGYRTADLYRQGLTKTSTDEMAQLIVRHI, encoded by the coding sequence ATGAGCAAAAAAATCGTCGTTATTCCTGGTGATGGAATTGGAGCCGAGATTACTGCTGCTGCTGTGGCTGTATTGCGAAAGACAGCACAAAAACATGCGCTTGAACTTACCTTTGAGACCCATCAGGCTGGTGGCGCGGCAATTGATCTATACGGAATACCTTTACCTGACAGTACGATACAGGCAGCTCGACAGGCAGATGCTGTACTGCTTGGTGCTGTTGGCGGTCCTAAATGGGATCAAGTTGCGCCTGATATCAGACCGGAGAAGGCAATTCTAGGTCTCCGTAAGGCTCTCGGTTTATACGCGAATTTACGTCCAGTTCGGGTACCGGCATCGCTCTCTGAATATTCACCGCTGAAACCGGAAATCGTCAGTGAAACCGATGTACTGATTGTTAGGGAACTTACCGGGGGCATCTATTTTGGTGAAAAGTGTGAAGCAACGGTTGTTGATGGTATTGAAAAGGCTTGGGATGTTGAAGTTTACAGCGTACCCGAAGTTACAAGAATTGTTGCTTTGGCTTGCCAGGCTGCAAAGCTGCGTCGCGGAAAGGTTGTCTCAGTCGACAAAGCTAATGTATTGGCTTCTTCCAGGCTGTGGCGGCGTACGGCTAATGCGGTTGCACAAGACTATGCTGAAGTTGAGTTAAGCCATATGTATGTTGACAATTGTGCCATGCAGCTGGCGTTAGCACCGAAAAATTTTGATGTCATTGTGACAAGCAATCTTTTTGGCGATATACTTAGTGATGAAGCTGCTGTTTTAGGCGGTTCAATTGGCATGATGCCTTCGGCCAGCTTGGGTGAAGGCACTGGTCTGTATGAACCGATTCACGGATCGGCTCCAGATATTGCCGGCAAGGGAATTGCAAACCCAATCGGCACCATTCTTTCGGCAGCTATGCTGCTTCGTCATTCACTGGGCGCAGAAGCGGCTGCAGTCAGTATTGAACAAGCTGTGGATCAAGTACTGGCACAAGGCTATCGAACTGCCGACTTATATCGTCAAGGACTGACTAAAACATCGACTGATGAAATGGCTCAGCTGATTGTACGGCATATTTAA
- the leuD gene encoding 3-isopropylmalate dehydratase small subunit: MILEGKVWRYGDNVDTDVIIPARHLNTSEPKELAVHCMEDIDPTFAGNVQVGDIIVADRNFGCGSSREHAPVAIKASGITVVVADSFARIFYRNAINIGLPLLEIGAAVKNIKAGDKIRIDLSSGTVENLVTGETFKAQPLPGFIQDIAKAGGLVNYVKEGQV; the protein is encoded by the coding sequence ATGATTTTAGAAGGTAAAGTGTGGCGTTATGGCGATAATGTTGATACCGATGTTATTATTCCAGCTCGTCATCTAAATACTTCAGAGCCAAAAGAATTGGCTGTTCACTGCATGGAAGACATTGACCCAACTTTCGCAGGAAACGTTCAAGTTGGTGATATTATTGTCGCTGACCGCAATTTTGGCTGTGGCTCCTCGCGTGAGCATGCCCCTGTTGCTATTAAAGCAAGTGGTATTACAGTTGTTGTAGCGGATAGCTTTGCCCGTATTTTTTATCGCAACGCCATTAATATTGGACTGCCATTATTAGAAATTGGCGCCGCGGTCAAAAATATAAAAGCTGGCGATAAAATTCGCATTGATTTAAGCTCAGGTACGGTAGAAAATTTGGTAACCGGTGAAACCTTTAAAGCTCAGCCTCTGCCCGGGTTCATTCAGGATATCGCCAAAGCTGGCGGACTGGTGAACTATGTAAAGGAGGGACAGGTATGA
- the leuC gene encoding 3-isopropylmalate dehydratase large subunit, whose translation MGMTMTEKILARHAGLAVVEPGQLIKCKLDLVLGNDITSPPAIKEFDKIGRPVFDREKIVLVPDHFTPNKDIKSAEMAKTVRQFAKQHEIVHYFEVGRMGIEHVLLPEVGLVAPGEVIIGADSHTCTYGAVGAFATGVGSTDMGAAMATGDTWFKVPSAIKVELTGSLPKWVTGKDIILTLIGMIGVDGARYQSLEFTGEGLASLTMTDRLTIANMAIEAGAKNGIFPVDAVTRAYIEDRVTKAYEEVHADADANYAQVVTIDLNQLTPVVALPHLPENVRKIADVAETTIDQVIIGSCTNGRIEDLEQAAKIMAGRTVHPSVRAIIIPGSQSVYLEAMHRGFIETFIKAGAVVSTPTCGPCLGGHMGILAAGERAVATTNRNFRGRMGHVDSEVYLAGPYVAAASAVLGRIAAPEEVLA comes from the coding sequence ATGGGAATGACGATGACTGAAAAAATTTTGGCCCGGCATGCCGGCTTAGCTGTTGTAGAGCCAGGACAACTAATAAAATGTAAGTTAGATCTGGTATTGGGTAATGATATTACTTCACCGCCTGCGATCAAAGAATTTGATAAAATTGGCCGGCCGGTATTTGACCGTGAGAAGATCGTGCTAGTGCCTGATCACTTTACACCTAATAAAGATATTAAATCCGCGGAAATGGCAAAAACTGTTCGTCAGTTCGCCAAACAGCATGAAATTGTTCACTATTTTGAAGTTGGCCGGATGGGCATTGAACATGTATTGCTGCCCGAAGTGGGCTTGGTTGCTCCTGGTGAAGTGATCATCGGAGCCGATTCACATACCTGTACTTATGGGGCGGTGGGCGCTTTTGCTACTGGTGTTGGCTCAACAGACATGGGAGCCGCCATGGCTACTGGTGATACCTGGTTTAAAGTGCCATCAGCCATTAAAGTCGAATTAACCGGCAGCTTACCTAAATGGGTAACCGGCAAAGATATTATTTTAACCTTAATAGGCATGATTGGGGTGGATGGTGCACGCTATCAATCCCTGGAGTTTACCGGAGAGGGCCTGGCTTCGCTGACTATGACTGACCGGCTGACTATTGCGAACATGGCCATTGAAGCTGGGGCAAAAAATGGCATCTTTCCTGTTGATGCAGTGACACGTGCTTACATCGAAGATCGTGTAACCAAAGCTTATGAAGAAGTTCATGCTGATGCCGATGCCAATTATGCTCAGGTTGTGACGATTGATCTCAATCAATTAACGCCCGTAGTGGCATTACCTCATTTGCCGGAGAATGTTCGCAAGATTGCTGATGTGGCTGAAACCACCATTGACCAAGTTATCATCGGCTCCTGTACCAATGGGCGAATTGAAGACTTGGAGCAAGCCGCTAAAATTATGGCTGGCCGTACTGTTCATCCTTCGGTTCGCGCAATCATTATTCCAGGCAGTCAAAGTGTATATCTTGAAGCTATGCACCGTGGATTCATTGAAACATTTATTAAGGCAGGTGCCGTTGTCAGCACACCAACTTGTGGTCCTTGCTTAGGCGGCCATATGGGTATTTTAGCGGCTGGTGAACGAGCTGTGGCAACTACCAATCGTAATTTCCGCGGTCGAATGGGCCATGTTGACAGTGAGGTCTATTTAGCTGGGCCTTATGTCGCGGCAGCTAGTGCGGTACTTGGAAGGATTGCTGCACCAGAGGAGGTTTTAGCATGA